One genomic segment of Patescibacteria group bacterium includes these proteins:
- a CDS encoding RNA-directed DNA polymerase codes for NHKILKNILAKYIADIDLLWLFGQVIDSFNTAGKRAIGLALGNLTSQLLVNIYLNEFDQFVKRDLKIKYYARYADDFIFLSEDKKNLIVIFLKIDEFLKNILKLSLHSDKCFIKTLASGVDFLGWVNFSDFRVLRTSTKRRMLKRVENSPTSETIASYLGLLKHGNAFRLSEEIVSKIKF; via the coding sequence AATCACAAAATTTTAAAAAATATTTTAGCTAAATATATCGCTGATATAGATTTGCTTTGGCTGTTCGGACAAGTGATTGATAGTTTTAACACCGCGGGTAAGCGGGCTATCGGCTTGGCGCTGGGGAATTTAACTTCGCAGTTGTTAGTTAATATCTATCTGAACGAATTTGATCAGTTCGTGAAGCGTGATTTGAAAATAAAATATTACGCGCGCTATGCCGATGACTTTATTTTTTTAAGCGAAGACAAGAAAAACTTAATTGTCATTTTTTTAAAGATAGATGAATTTTTGAAGAACATTCTTAAACTATCGCTTCATTCCGACAAGTGTTTTATTAAAACTTTGGCCTCGGGCGTTGATTTTTTGGGCTGGGTTAATTTTTCTGATTTCAGAGTTTTAAGAACTTCGACTAAAAGGCGGATGCTAAAGAGAGTTGAAAATAGCCCAACCTCGGAAACTATTGCTTCATATTTAGGCTTGCTTAAGCACGGTAATGCTTTTCGTCTCAGTGAAGAAATTGTTAGCAAAATCAAGTTTTAA